The genome window CAACAGCAGTCATGGAGAAATGGCCTGGCGTGATAGACAATATTAGAAACTCAATGTGCGAACACCACCTATCGCATGGGCGCGAAGTCGAGGAGCGAGTCGATAAATGTTTAAAATATCAATGATTTATCGACTACCAAGCCTCGTCTCTGATTGTTTATGATGAAGACTAATTGGTGCTGAATTGTTGCGATGCCCGGGTTTTGATCCCTACCGATACTGAGGTCACGTTAGCATTGTTCCTATGCCAAAATAACCAAACTCGTGTCATTTCCACCAAAAAGCAAGCAAATACACAGTCGCTGAGGCCTGTGTTCAAAAGACGAGATGTTAAACCTACCTCTGAAATGGAATCCGGAGAGCAAAGTTAAGATAAAGTATGGAAATGAGACACTGGGTGCGTCAAGTCAAGGGAGCCGTGTGATTCTTGGTCCGAGCCGGGGAAGCGACCGGTTGATGAAAGAACGCCGTCCAaggggaaggaaggaggcAAGTGACGGGACTGCCGCCTTATACAGGCTTCTGGACCGTTGACACAGCTATAATTTTGACGCACAAAGGCTGGAAGTTCCAAGATAATTCACATGGGATGCACAAACACCACAACAGGAGAGGAGGTCAGTTTAGGCCTTTGGACGCCTGAGGCCTTTATCCACGTGACTACGCACGTGCCATCATGAAACAAGGAGCCGCTTCAAAATGCACAGGATGTTCTTCCAGGTCACGTGCACCTGACGGAATAGGCCCGCGGCTCTGTAGGTGGAGTGACCTTTTGGAGCTTTGGCTGCTCAATAAGAAGCTGCTTAGCATCAAAGACCTGCACAAACTGCATTGGGACCCTGACATCCCGTCTTCGATATCTCCCTCAAGCGCTTGGTGCATTCAGAAAAACAGTATATTTCCTCCCTTGTTTCTCAAAAATGCCTGTCGTTGCAGCTCCGCCTCAAGGCCACGGCCCCTCCACCTTTGACAAGAGTGAGTTTGGAGACCACTGGGTCACTTGACTATGTCTACGTACATCTGTAGATAGTGAGCTAACTGTGTGCGACAGTGAAGATGGGTGCTCTGATGGGATCGAGTGAGTTTGCGGAAACTTAACGTCCTTTCGCATGGAAGTGTCGCTAAACAAAGCGTTCTTTCTAGCCGTTGGTGGTATCATGGGATTTATCATCGGTTCGTGCCATTAAAATACCGATTTATGCGAATATGTCGCTTACATGGTCTAAGGAACCGTCACTATCTTCCAGTATGGCGCTGGGCCTAACGGTGTGATGCGCACTTTGGGAAAATACATGCTTGGTTCGGGTGCAACTTTCGGGTAAGCTTTTTTTTCTAGCCAGCATCTTACATTTGATATTGCCATCTGTTATATGGACCGAGGAGATTCAAATTGTCCCGGCCGAATTTTCTTGTGCTAATGCTATACTTGCTTCCCGACAGTCTTTTCATGTCGATTGGTAGTGTTATCCGTACCGAAGGGCCTCACAACGACGCTTGGCTGCGTGCTCGGGGTCC of Aspergillus fumigatus Af293 chromosome 2, whole genome shotgun sequence contains these proteins:
- a CDS encoding MGR2/ROMO1 family protein, with protein sequence MPVVAAPPQGHGPSTFDKMKMGALMGSTVGGIMGFIIGTVTIFQYGAGPNGVMRTLGKYMLGSGATFGLFMSIGSVIRTEGPHNDAWLRARGPPMMLPRQSPLRPMRQ